The DNA region GCGTTGGCAACGACTGGTGTTCGACACTCCCGGGATCCTCACCTATCAGCTGACCGACGGGGAGCTGGTCGATGTGCCGGCATCGCACATCGATGACACGCTGGTGCTGTCCGACCAGTCCGGGGAACCGATGGCCAGATTCACCATCGTCCGTGACGGCGCGGATCGGCTGCGGTTGACCGGCGAACTCGAAGGCCGCCCCGCCACGATCGTGCTGCAACGCGTCCCGTTGGACGAGTTCACGCTGCACAGCCGGGGGTTCCGCTGGGTGCAAGAAGAGCCGTTCTTCGGCTGACCTCACTCCGAGAGCGAAACCACCGGTAGTGCGGACGCGATCTCCGCCGCTCGTGAACCCGACAGCCGTAGCATCCCGGCGGCTGAGGCGTAGTCGACCGTCAGCAACCCGGTCGCCAGTAACAGCCAGGTGCGTGGATCGGTCTCCACGACGTTGGGGGGATTGCCACGGGTGTGTCTGGGCCCTTCGATGCACTGCACGGCCACAAACGGCGGAATCCGCACCTCCACTGCGGCGCCCGGTGCCACCGCGGCCACGGTCCGGGCGGTGCAGCGCACCGCCTCGGCCAGGTGTGCGCGGTCCGGCGCCGTGAGGGTGTCGTCACGCAGCCAGTCGGCAAGTCGGGCTACGGCGGCGCGGGTCTGTGCCGGGTCGACGCTACGGCGGGCCATGATTGAGGTTCTCAGAGTGTCGGATCGGCGGCGCAACCCACCCCACCGCGAGGCCTTGACCTCAACTGCCATTGAGGTTCTACGTTGGGTCGCATGACGTTCACCAGCTACGAAATCGATTTCATGAGCCACACCGAACTCGGCCGGTTGGCCACCATCCAGCCGGACGGCACCCCGCAGAACAGCCCGGTGGGTTTCACCTTCAACGCCGCGCTGGGCACCATCGACATCTACGGCTATCAGATGGCCAAGAGCCGCAAGTACCGCAACATTGCGGGTAATCCCAAGGTGGCGTTCGTCATTGACGACATCACCGCACGTGATCCCTGGCGGGTGCGGTGCCTGGAAATCCGTGGAACCGCCGAACAGGTGACGCTCGGCGATGCGCCGCGCGAACCGAACGGGGATCCGCTCGACACCGCGATCATCCGCATCACACCGCGGCGGGTGATCAGTTTCGGTATCGACGACCAGCGGACCGAGCCGCACCAGTTGACCGCTCACGTGCGGAACTTCGACACTCCGGAGCCGGTTGCGGCCGGGTCGCCGCGACGCCGCTGAACGGCCAGCGCCGCTACGGCGCCGGCCTCGTTGACGGCCAGATGCGCCAGCATCGGCGCCGCCACACTGCCGGAAACGGCGTGCAGCCACGAGAACATCCATCCCGCCGCAGCGGTCACCGCGACGGTGCCCGGCACTGATTCGCCGGTGGCGCGGGCGTCGGGCACATGGCTGAGGCCGAACACCAGCGCCGCCAGGATCCGCCCGGCCCGCGGGCCGAACGCCTTGGTGGCCGCGCTGCCCAGCACCGCTCGGTAGGCGACCTCCTCTGACCACACGGTGCCCAACGGAATGCGCAGCAACAGCCATCGGCTCGGCGCTGCCGGCAGGTCGCGTTGGGCCATGCCGCTGCGGACGACGGGATTGGCGGTGGCTGCAGCGATTGCGAGCACCACCGGCACCGACACGGCACCACCCCAGCGCAGGCCGGCCCACAGCTGTGGCGGCCGCAGCCCGAGCTCGGCGGGGGTTGCAGAGGCCAGCGCGGCACCCATCACCGCGTGCGGCAACGGGTGCCAGCGCGCGGGCAGCCTCGGCGACAGCGCGCTCCAGGACAGCAGTGCGCCCGACAATCCCAGAGCCCGCACCACTGTCTTGGTGTCTTTGGTCATGTCACCGCGTCAGGGAGCCGTTCACGCAGCGCATCTCGAATGCGCTCGGTGTCGGCCGCGGTCCAGCCCGGTGGCGGCGCGACGCCGACCCAGCCATCGAGGATGTAGTCGCCGTAGTTGTGGCCGTGCCCGGCCGGCGCCGCTGACGCGTTCGGGATGTCGGCGGCCACCTGCCAGTAGGTGATGATGGGGTACCACCGCATCGAGGCGGTCCGGTCGCGGCCAGGCGGTTCGGCGAGCCAGTCGGGGCGGCTGAACAACAGATCCGGCGACCACCACACGATCGGGTCCGAGGCGTGCTGCAGGAACAGCACCCGCGTCCCGTCCCAGGGTGGTGCAGTGTCGTGGGCAATCTCCTCCGCGCTGTTGCCCTGGGAGAAGCGCACGGTACGCCCGTTGTCGTAGCTGGGCTGGACTTCTGGTGTGCGGGGGTCGCGGCGCTCGATGATTCCGCGCCACAGCGGGCTGGCGTTGGGTGGGCCGACCCAGAGCACCGAGGAGAATCCCATCCGGGAGATGTCGGGCAGCCACTCGAACGCACCCTGACCGGCCATCGAGCCGAGACTTTCCCCATAGAGCAGTAAACGCGGGCGGCGGTCGGGGGGCAGTTGAGACCAGCGCTGTTGCACGGCGTCGATCATCATCCGGCCTGAACGCATCGAGTTGTCCTGATCACCCAGGAACGAAATCCAGCTCGGCAGAAAGGAATACTGCGAGCCGACGATCGCGGTGTCGCCGTTGTACATCAATTCCACCGCTGCCGCTGCGACCGGATTGATCCAGCCGGTGCCGGTGGTGGGCGCGATGACGAGCACTTGGCGTTCGAATGCCCTGGTCCGCTCGAGCTCACTGAGCAGCACCGCCATCCGGGCTTCTTCGGTGTCGGCGGTTTCCAAACCGACGTAGACGCGGATGGGCTCACGGGCGGGACGGCCGTTGATCTGTTGGAGTTCCTCGGCGCTCGGTCCGCCGGTGACGA from Mycobacterium sp. SMC-4 includes:
- a CDS encoding sterol carrier family protein, with the translated sequence MMARRSVDPAQTRAAVARLADWLRDDTLTAPDRAHLAEAVRCTARTVAAVAPGAAVEVRIPPFVAVQCIEGPRHTRGNPPNVVETDPRTWLLLATGLLTVDYASAAGMLRLSGSRAAEIASALPVVSLSE
- a CDS encoding PPOX class F420-dependent oxidoreductase, producing the protein MTFTSYEIDFMSHTELGRLATIQPDGTPQNSPVGFTFNAALGTIDIYGYQMAKSRKYRNIAGNPKVAFVIDDITARDPWRVRCLEIRGTAEQVTLGDAPREPNGDPLDTAIIRITPRRVISFGIDDQRTEPHQLTAHVRNFDTPEPVAAGSPRRR
- a CDS encoding CPBP family intramembrane glutamic endopeptidase, producing MTKDTKTVVRALGLSGALLSWSALSPRLPARWHPLPHAVMGAALASATPAELGLRPPQLWAGLRWGGAVSVPVVLAIAAATANPVVRSGMAQRDLPAAPSRWLLLRIPLGTVWSEEVAYRAVLGSAATKAFGPRAGRILAALVFGLSHVPDARATGESVPGTVAVTAAAGWMFSWLHAVSGSVAAPMLAHLAVNEAGAVAALAVQRRRGDPAATGSGVSKFRT
- a CDS encoding alpha/beta hydrolase — encoded protein: MLRLDFTGVVFGALFFCLSLTPSLLPRDWLLGGFIGGLTAAIGYGIGVFLGRMIGRFVLNQRSWWPPTKRIGYLLKTVVVVGSIGACLLMVVPAAGWQRQVSELMAVPGPTTASYLRTLALAAAVAAVCVAVTRVLIDVIRTMARVLIRRWRLSDELALFVGTAVVVILVISLVNGVLVRGFFAAANRIFQPQNAATAEGIVQPDDPERSGSPQSFADWDSLGYQGRSFVTGGPSAEELQQINGRPAREPIRVYVGLETADTEEARMAVLLSELERTRAFERQVLVIAPTTGTGWINPVAAAAVELMYNGDTAIVGSQYSFLPSWISFLGDQDNSMRSGRMMIDAVQQRWSQLPPDRRPRLLLYGESLGSMAGQGAFEWLPDISRMGFSSVLWVGPPNASPLWRGIIERRDPRTPEVQPSYDNGRTVRFSQGNSAEEIAHDTAPPWDGTRVLFLQHASDPIVWWSPDLLFSRPDWLAEPPGRDRTASMRWYPIITYWQVAADIPNASAAPAGHGHNYGDYILDGWVGVAPPPGWTAADTERIRDALRERLPDAVT